One Diospyros lotus cultivar Yz01 chromosome 1, ASM1463336v1, whole genome shotgun sequence genomic window carries:
- the LOC127808658 gene encoding CASP-like protein 5C1 — MMDEVPGSVGTSASFALRLGQTIFSSASLLFMSLAVEFYTYTAFCFLVTIMGLVIPWSFTLALVDGYSVLVKCPFRQPGIMLIVVVGDWVLSVLTLAAACSTAGVVDVLLKAGSSSCPTKLCSRYQISVGMAFLSWFLSLASALFNLWLLPSM, encoded by the exons ATGATGGATGAGGTGCCAGGCTCTGTAGGAACCAGCGCCAGTTTTGCTCTGAGATTGGGCCAAACAATCTTCTCCTCTGCTTCCCTTCTGTTCATGTCCTTGGCTGTTGAGTTCTACACCTACACTGCATTCTG CTTCTTGGTGACAATTATGGGCTTAGTTATCCCATGGAGTTTCACCCTGGCTCTGGTTGATGGATACTCTGTTTTGGTTAAATGCCCATTTCGTCAGCCCGGCATCATGCTGATTGTCGTAGTCGGAGACTGG GTCTTGTCGGTTCTGACGCTGGCGGCCGCCTGCTCGACGGCCGGCGTCGTGGATGTTCTGCTGAAGGCTGGTAGCTCCTCCTGCCCGACCAAGTTGTGCAGCAGATATCAGATATCGGTTGGAATGGCATTCTTGTCATGGTTTCTTTCCTTGGCCTCAGCTCTTTTCAATCTTTGGTTGCTTCCTTCCATGTGA
- the LOC127793825 gene encoding uncharacterized protein LOC127793825 isoform X1 gives MTFIVEEGKQVHEECSTLILPALSIGNVGQLAVDLLISSTRAERIGYLDDPNVLSCVGNDAYWPTPQGQLVLPLEAYASSSNSVTLVQQRSPVVKGAMVEFAKNMANFAAASGKKHIIVLSSLDFGRWQTIDMSSGLQIYYLSSAKVDGRDDDCERLGWKRLLEYNPAQRLWNYLSTLAEGNVEPDDNVLFEDELGDEDYYPSLPFASLFSCFKAKGLKVTCLFCYCSEGDNIPEAFHLAEAACRLLDLSPNNFSVCSGNQGGKWVVPYSWQTVYGPPPDTSLF, from the exons ATGACATTCATCGTCGAAGAAGGCAAACAGGTTCACGAAGAATGCTCGACTCTGATTCTG CCGGCTCTGTCGATTGGGAATGTGGGCCAGCTGGCGGTGGATCTGTTGATTTCGTCGACAAGAGCGGAGAGAATCGGTTATTTGGATGATCCGAACGTTCTTTCCTGCGTCGGAAACGATGCTTACTGGCCAACTCCTCAAGGCCAACTCGTTCTCCCTCTTGAAG CTTATGCATCTTCTTCTAATTCAGTGACTCTTGTCCAACAAAGATCCCCAGTTGTGAAG GGTGCGATGGTAGAATTTGCGAAGAATATGGCTAATTTTGCTGCTGCGAGTGGGAAAAAGCACATTATTGTGCTTTCTAGCTTGGATTTTGGACGTTGGCAAACAATTGACATGTCCAG TGGTCTGCAGATATATTATCTGTCCAGTGCCAAAGTGGATGGAAGAGATGATGACTGTGAGAGACTTGGGTGGAAAAGACTTCTGGAATATAACCCTGCTCAGAGGCTTTGGAATTATCTTAGCACCTTGGCTGAAGGAAACGTTGAACCAGATGATAATGTGCTTTTCGAAGATGAACTGGGAGATGAAGATTACTACCCAAGTTTACCTTTTGCCTcactgttttcttgttttaag GCCAAAGGTTTGAAGGTGACTTGCTTGTTTTGCTATTGCTCAGAAGGGGACAATATACCAGAGGCCTTTCACCTTGCTGAGGCAGCATGCAGGCTTCTGGATTTGAGCCCTAATAATTTTTCCG TTTGTTCAGGCAATCAAGGTGGGAAATGGGTGGTACCATATTCATGGCAGACAGTGTACGGACCTCCCCCTGATACGTCTCTCTTTTAG
- the LOC127808646 gene encoding ER membrane protein complex subunit 8/9 homolog — MGGEVRYEIAQNAYIKVVLHALKHKTSAVNGVLLGRLSGPDNSVEITDAVPLFHSHIALLPPLEIALIQIEEYYGAQGLSIVGYFHANERFDDLELGNVAKNIGDYIYRYFSQAALLLLDNKKLEDLSGGKDRSPVMQLYTRDSSKSWKLVGSEGSNRLIMKEPSANIVLMDYISSKKWHEIIDFDDHLDDISKDWLNADLFK; from the exons ATGGGCGGCGAAGTGCGGTACGAGATCGCCCAAAATGCCTACATCAAAGTCGTTCTCCATGCCCTAAAGCACAAGACCTCCGCCGTCAACGGCGTCCTCCTCGGCCGTCTCTCTGGCCCCGACAACTCCGTCGAGATCACGGACGCCGTCCCTCTCTTCCACTCCCACATCGCCCTCCTCCCTCCCCTTGAGATTGCTCTCATTCAG atagAGGAGTACTATGGAGCTCAAGGTTTGAGCATCGTTGGCTACTTCCACGCCAACGAGAGATTCGATGATTTAGAGCTCGGTAACGTTGCCAAGAACATTGGTGATTACATTTATCGCTACTTCTCCCAAGCCGCTTTGCTCTTG TTAGATAACAAGAAACTCGAAGATTTGTCAGGAGGGAAGGACAGGAGCCCTGTGATGCAG CTTTACACAAGAGATTCATCCAAGAGTTGGAAGCTTGTTGGATCAGAAGGAAGCAACAGATTGATCATGAAGGAGCCATCAGCAAATATAGTACTAATGGACTATATTTCATCTAAAAAATGGCACGAAATCATTGATTTTGATGACCACCTTGATGACATTAGCAA GGACTGGCTGAATGCTGACCTATTCAAATAA
- the LOC127793825 gene encoding uncharacterized protein LOC127793825 isoform X2 — protein sequence MTFIVEEGKQVHEECSTLILPALSIGNVGQLAVDLLISSTRAERIGYLDDPNVLSCVGNDAYWPTPQGQLVLPLEAYASSSNSVTLVQQRSPVVKGAMVEFAKNMANFAAASGKKHIIVLSSLDFGRWQTIDMSSGLQIYYLSSAKVDGRDDDCERLGWKRLLEYNPAQRLWNYLSTLAEGNVEPDDNVLFEDELGDEDYYPSLPFASLFSCFKAKGLKVTCLFCYCSEGDNIPEAFHLAEAACRLLDLSPNNFSGNQGGKWVVPYSWQTVYGPPPDTSLF from the exons ATGACATTCATCGTCGAAGAAGGCAAACAGGTTCACGAAGAATGCTCGACTCTGATTCTG CCGGCTCTGTCGATTGGGAATGTGGGCCAGCTGGCGGTGGATCTGTTGATTTCGTCGACAAGAGCGGAGAGAATCGGTTATTTGGATGATCCGAACGTTCTTTCCTGCGTCGGAAACGATGCTTACTGGCCAACTCCTCAAGGCCAACTCGTTCTCCCTCTTGAAG CTTATGCATCTTCTTCTAATTCAGTGACTCTTGTCCAACAAAGATCCCCAGTTGTGAAG GGTGCGATGGTAGAATTTGCGAAGAATATGGCTAATTTTGCTGCTGCGAGTGGGAAAAAGCACATTATTGTGCTTTCTAGCTTGGATTTTGGACGTTGGCAAACAATTGACATGTCCAG TGGTCTGCAGATATATTATCTGTCCAGTGCCAAAGTGGATGGAAGAGATGATGACTGTGAGAGACTTGGGTGGAAAAGACTTCTGGAATATAACCCTGCTCAGAGGCTTTGGAATTATCTTAGCACCTTGGCTGAAGGAAACGTTGAACCAGATGATAATGTGCTTTTCGAAGATGAACTGGGAGATGAAGATTACTACCCAAGTTTACCTTTTGCCTcactgttttcttgttttaag GCCAAAGGTTTGAAGGTGACTTGCTTGTTTTGCTATTGCTCAGAAGGGGACAATATACCAGAGGCCTTTCACCTTGCTGAGGCAGCATGCAGGCTTCTGGATTTGAGCCCTAATAATTTTTCCG GCAATCAAGGTGGGAAATGGGTGGTACCATATTCATGGCAGACAGTGTACGGACCTCCCCCTGATACGTCTCTCTTTTAG
- the LOC127795495 gene encoding protein JINGUBANG-like, giving the protein MTNEKNSLRRPKFGALLKSDPCIPTINTHDETDAFLHRKSDAFSSTPPASPWTFVASPSAGDASPSPYSMSPWSQSSPYYSKSPWIRSSPLVPLDSSPDGLMGSLVREQGHVYSLAAAGRLLYTGSDSKNIWVWKDLKEYSGFKSNSGFVKAIVIAGDKIFTGHQDGKIRIWKFSPKNYRKPYRRVGSLPRTRDFIKSSLNPKNYVEVRRRRNVPWIKHFDAVSSMSLDEDQRLLYTGSWDKTVKVWRISDSKCLESIDAHDDAVNSVAAGFDGLLFTGSADGTVKVWRRELLGRTPTHVLVQILLKQEHAVTALAVNAGAGAVYCGSSDGLLNFWEREKRWLRHRGVLRGHKMAVLCVAAAGNLVFSGSADRSICVWRREAGGDHACLSVLAGHSGPIKCLAVEEDDNDDDDDDSWMVYSGSLDKSVKVWRVSEHARRD; this is encoded by the exons ATGACGAACGAGAAAAACAGCCTCCGGCGGCCCAAGTTCGGCGCCCTGTTGAAATCCGACCCCTGCATTCCGACCATCAACACCCACGACGAAACCGACGCATTCCTCCACCGCAAGAGCGACGCCTTCTCCTCGACGCCGCCGGCGAGTCCTTGGACCTTCGTCGCCTCTCCCAGCGCCGGCGACGCCTCCCCTTCTCCTTACTCCATGTCTCCGTGGAGCCAATCATCGCCGTACTATAGCAAGTCGCCGTGGATTCGCTCCTCCCCTTTG GTACCGTTGGACTCGTCTCCAGATGGTTTGATGGGTTCGCTTGTTCGGGAACAAGGGCACGTTTATTCTCTTGCCGCCGCCGGCCGGTTGCTGTACACCGGCTCCGATAGCAAGAATATATGGGTTTGGAAGGATTTGAAGGAGTACTCAGGGTTTAAATCAAACAGTGGATTTGTGAAAGCCATCGTTATCGCCGGCGATAAGATATTCACCGGCCACCAAGACGGCAAGATCCGGATATGGAAATTCTCTCCCAAGAATTACCGGAAACCGTACCGGCGAGTGGGGAGTTTGCCGAGGACTAGAGACTTCATCAAGAGCTCGCTCAACCCGAAGAATTACGTCGAAGTCCGGCGACGCAGAAACGTTCCATGGATTAAGCATTTTGACGCGGTTTCGTCCATGAGCTTGGATGAAGACCAGAGGCTTCTTTACACCGGATCTTGGGACAAAACCGTGAAGGTTTGGCGAATCTCTGACTCCAAATGCTTGGAGTCCATCGACGCTCACGACGACGCGGTTAACTCCGTCGCCGCCGGCTTCGACGGGCTACTGTTCACTGGCTCTGCCGACGGAACCGTGAAGGTTTGGAGGAGGGAGTTATTG GGTAGAACGCCGACGCACGTTCTGGTGCAGATACTGTTGAAGCAAGAGCATGCGGTGACGGCTTTGGCGGTGAACGCCGGGGCCGGGGCGGTTTACTGCGGGTCGTCGGACGGGCTGTTGAACTTCTGGGAACGAGAGAAGCGGTGGCTGCGCCACCGCGGCGTGCTCCGTGGGCACAAGATGGCGGTGCTGTGCGTGGCGGCCGCGGGGAACCTCGTGTTCAGTGGGTCGGCGGACCGGAGCATTTGCGTGTGGCGAAGGGAGGCCGGCGGCGACCACGCTTGCCTGTCAGTGCTCGCCGGCCATAGTGGGCCCATCAAGTGCT